GATTACCCTCACCCATTACCGCAATTGGCGGCCGCTGAAGCAGTTTGAGCAGAATCCGGCGGCGCGCTCAGCCTGGCAACAGCCAGCGATGGCGAGCAAAATATAGTATAATTAATATTATCAATATTACACCCAGCCCCCGCCCTTCCGGACCCGCGCCAGCAGCCCGGCGTGGTGCGGGGCGCGACTCAAAATCAGCTCATTGCCCAGTAAAACCAGCTGCTGGCGGGCGCGAGTCACGGCCACGTTGAGCTTGCGGTCGACCTGGCCGGTTTCGTCGGGCGATACCATGGCTTCGAGCTGGTGCTCGTGGTGGCAGCAGAAGCTCACAATAATCACCTCGCGCTGCGAGCCCTGGTAGCGCTCCACGGTATCGACGCTGACCTGGGCCAGCGCGGGCAGGCCGTGCTCCTGGGCCAGCTGGGCCAGCCGGGCGCGAATGCGCGCCGCCTGGTTGCGGTAGCTGGCAATGATGCCCAGCGTGGCGTCGGGGTCGAACTGCGCGCCGTAGCCCTGGGCCACTTGCAGCGCCGCGCGGGCGGCCAGCTCGGCTTCCTGGCTCGATTCCTTCTGGGAGAAGTCGTCGGGCTGGCGGCGGGTGGGCACAAATACCAGCCGCTGCCGGCGCAGGGCTTCGCCGAAGGCATCGGCAGGGGCCAGTGGCGCGGGCCAGGCACTGGGGTTGAGGCTGGCGTGCTGCCAGGGCGCGGGGCTGCGCAGCTGCCCGCCGTAGAAATCGTCGTTGACGAGCGCGGCCAGCTCGGCGTGGGCGCGGTACTGGTTGGCCAGCGTGCCGTGGGCGTAGGGCCACTGCGTCTCGGCCCGGCGAAACAGCCGCTCGAAGTAGGAGTTGCGCAGATTGGTGAGGCCCAGCTGCTCGCGCAGCAACTCGGCTACGGCGGGGGCCACGGCGCTGGCTTCTGGCTCCTGGGTTACCACGGCCGGCAGCTGGCGATGGTCACCGATGAGGATAAATTTCCGGGCCTTGGCCAGCAAAGCCAGCATGGGGCCTTCGAGCACCTGGCTGGCCTCGTCCACCACGGCCACGTCAAAATTCTTCAGCTGAAACAGCTCGGGCCGGCCCAGCAAACTGCTGATGGTGCCCACGTAGAGCGGCGTGGTGGTGAGGCGCGCCCGCACCAGCTGGCGGGTGGGCAGGTCGCGAATCATGTTATCGAGCAGATACGGCCGGTAGGCCGGCGCGGTACCCAGCCGCGAGCCAATGCGGATAAACGGCAGGCCGGCCTCAATGAGCTGCTCACAGATTTCGTCCACGGCGCGGTTGGTATAGGCGGCCAGCAGCGTCTGCTGGTCGTCGGCCACGAGGCGGGTGGCCAGCTCGCGCAGCACCGAGCGGGTTTTGCCGGTGCCGGGCGGGCCGCAGAGCACGAACCAGTCGGGCGCGGCCAGGGCGCGGGCTACTACCTCGCGGGCTTCGGTGGCGGGCGCGGCCGTGGTGGCGTCCCAGTTTTCGGGCCGGCGCGGCGCGGTGCGGGCCAGCAGCTGGCGGCGGCGGGCCGGCGGCAAGCTCAGAAAACTCGTCAGCCCCGCCCACTCGCGCCGGAAGGTGTCGTAGGTATCGGGCTCCAGGGCCCAGTGCGAGTGGCCGTGCAGGTAGCGCGGGGCCATGCGGCGGTTGCGCACGGCCAGCACTACCCGGCCATCGGCCCCGAGGTCTTCGGCCAGCGTGGTCTTCACCACCTGCGCATCGAGTACGGACAAGCTGGTAGCTACTAGCAAGCTGTCGGCTTCGCGCACGGCAGTGCTGTCGACTGCTTTCTTTCTCGGATACAGAATCAGGGTATCGCCGGCGCGGAAGTTGACTTCACGCCCCCCCACCGGGCGCTGGAAGATGAGGTGTGGGCCGAGGCCCGCGCGGGCGTCATCGGGCGCGTTGCTGTGGTCTTCGATTAATTCCAGCTCGTCGAGCAGGCTGAAATTCTGGTGCTTACGCGCCTGCGGCAGCAGCCAGAGGCCGGCCTGGCCGCCGGCGTCGCCGGGCCGGCTTTCGTCGCCGAGCAGGGCCAGGCGCATCTCGCGGGCCGCGAAACGGGTCAGCTCCAGGCAGTAGGCGCGCTCAGTGCGGTCGGCGTCGGCCCACACGCGGGCGGTTTTTTCAGCCTTT
The sequence above is drawn from the Hymenobacter baengnokdamensis genome and encodes:
- a CDS encoding AAA domain-containing protein; amino-acid sequence: MSDSPHARLAALADPTAAPADQLPRLRKLLESLLRADYKRRKAPFGNLFQAIGGACYALELSAGLRTHLQDLRVAANLVLHESYPGTAAEVAAGFAAVAELLEALTGEPYAGPRPPAPAEVRAHLPADPPAAAPVETGADPRAVWRVQVVHADLPGGVLTVEMSAPADGRPAGPFQLELPAAYDNLLLAAAALHPALNLIGPVLLPSGRVRPRRVVLEPDYLISVTTLAECAQRDGTFGELALLKSFLPDEPSRSLVVGNLVNRLLDEEVSHAANQVAVSSEQVTASSGQLAVGQEAAASQTANNQQPTPKNQPDFDLEHFLTKKLFRAEPLTLSTLPEFQTRNGVPELLNDLRRHHRTLRQARQQGFAVHSRTGYQQQPLRLADCFLEPTFLSATYGLQGRLDLLHESATGYDLVELKSSVKVPVAEPWTNHAAQAQLYRLLLESVFGADGETAGRGRTSILYSNAAEDQPAVRPVVQNLDFVDQLLAARNQLVGLELQLARATGPGQTAALLAPVLRPNLAAIPPFNREKAEKTARVWADADRTERAYCLELTRFAAREMRLALLGDESRPGDAGGQAGLWLLPQARKHQNFSLLDELELIEDHSNAPDDARAGLGPHLIFQRPVGGREVNFRAGDTLILYPRKKAVDSTAVREADSLLVATSLSVLDAQVVKTTLAEDLGADGRVVLAVRNRRMAPRYLHGHSHWALEPDTYDTFRREWAGLTSFLSLPPARRRQLLARTAPRRPENWDATTAAPATEAREVVARALAAPDWFVLCGPPGTGKTRSVLRELATRLVADDQQTLLAAYTNRAVDEICEQLIEAGLPFIRIGSRLGTAPAYRPYLLDNMIRDLPTRQLVRARLTTTPLYVGTISSLLGRPELFQLKNFDVAVVDEASQVLEGPMLALLAKARKFILIGDHRQLPAVVTQEPEASAVAPAVAELLREQLGLTNLRNSYFERLFRRAETQWPYAHGTLANQYRAHAELAALVNDDFYGGQLRSPAPWQHASLNPSAWPAPLAPADAFGEALRRQRLVFVPTRRQPDDFSQKESSQEAELAARAALQVAQGYGAQFDPDATLGIIASYRNQAARIRARLAQLAQEHGLPALAQVSVDTVERYQGSQREVIIVSFCCHHEHQLEAMVSPDETGQVDRKLNVAVTRARQQLVLLGNELILSRAPHHAGLLARVRKGGGWV